tagagtttgtgtatgtagattggtgtgtatagagtttgtgtatgtagattggtgtgtatagagtttgtgtgtgtagattggtgtgtacaaagtgtgtgtgtgtagattggtgtgtacaaagtgtgtgtgtagattggtgtgtacaaagtgtgtgtgtagattggtgtgtacagtgtgtgtgtagattggtgtgtatagagtttgtgtgtgtagattggtgtgtatagagtttgtgtgtgtagattggtgtgtatagagtttgtgtgtagattggtgtgtatatagtttgtgtgtgtagattggtgtgtatagagtttgtgtatgtagattggtgtgtatagagtttgtgtatgtagattggtgtgtatagagtttgtgtatgtagattggtgtgtatagagtttgtgtgtgtagattggtgtgtacaaagtgtgtgtgtgtgtagattggtgtgtacaaagtgtgtgtgtagattggtgtgtacagtgtgtgtgtagattggtgtgtatagagtttgtgtgtgtagattggtgtgtatagagtttgtgtgtgtagattggtgtgtatagagtttgtgtgtgtagattggtgtgtatagtgtttgtgtgtgtagattggtgtgtacagtgtgtgtagattggtgtgtatagagtttgtatgtagattggtgtgtatagagtttgtgtatgtagattggtgtgtacagtgtgtgtgtgtagattggtgtgtatagtgtttgtgtgtgtatagagtttgcgtgtgtagattggtgtgtatagagtttgcgtatgtagattggtgtgtatagcgtttgtgtatgtagattggtgtgtatatagtttgtgtgtgtagattggtgtgtatagagtttgcgtgtgtagattggtgtgtatagagtttgcgtatgtagattggtgtgtatagagtttgtgtgtgtagattggtgtgtatagagtttgtgtatgtagattggtgtgtacagtgtgtgtgtgtgtagattggtgtgtatagagtttgtgtgtagattggtgtgtatatagtttgtgtgtgtagattggtgtgtatagagtttgtgtgtgtagattggtgtgtatagagtttgcgtatgtagattggtgtgtatagagtttgtgtgtgtagattggtgtgtatagagtttgtgtatgtagattggtgtgtacagtgtgtgtgtgtgtagattggtgtgtatagagtttgtatgtagattggtgtgtatagagtttgtgtgtgtagattggtgtgtatagagtttgcgtatgtagattggtgtgtacagtgtgtgtgtgtagattggtgtgtagagtttgtgtgtgtagattggtgtgtacagtgtgcgtatgtagattggtgtgtatagagtttgcgtatgtagattggtgtgtatagagtttgtgtgtgtagattggtgtgtatagagtttgtgtgtgtagattggtgtgtacagtgtgtgtgtagattggtgtgtatagagtttgtgtgtgtagattggtgtgtatagagtttgtgtgtgtagattggtgtgtatagagtttgtgtgtgtagattggtgtgtatagtgtttgtgtgtgtagattggtgtgtacagtgtgtgtagattggtgtgtatagagtttgtatgtagattggtgtgtatagagtttgtgtatgtagattggtgtgtacagtgtgtgtgtgtagattggtgtgtatagtgtttgtgtgtgtatagagtttgcgtgtgtagattggtgtgtatagagtttgcgtatgtagattggtgtgtatagcgtttgtgtatgtagattggtgtgtatatagtttgtgtgtgtagattggtgtgtatagagtttgcgtgtgtagattggtgtgtatagagtttgcgtatgtagattggtgtgtatagagtttgtgtgtgtagattggtgtgtatagagtttgtgtatgtagattggtgtgtacagtgtgtgtgtgtgtagattggtgtgtatagagtttgtgtgtagattggtgtgtatatagtttgtgtgtgtagattggtgtgtatagagtttgcgtatgtagattggtgtgtatagcgtttgtgtatgtagattggtgtgtatatagtttgtgtgtgtagattggtgtgtatagagtttgcgtgtgtagattggtgtgtatagagtttgcgtatgtagattggtgtgtatagagtttgtgtgtgtagattggtgtgtatagagtttgtgtatgtagattggtgtgtacagtgtgtgtgtgtgtagattggtgtgtatagagtttgtgtgtagattggtgtgtatatagtttgtgtgtgtagattggtgtgtatagagtttgcgtatgtagattggtgtgtatagagtttgtgtgtgtagattggtgtgtatagagtttgtgtatgtagattggtgtgtacagtgtgtgtgtgtgtagattggtgtgtatagagtttgtatgtagattggtgtgtatagagtttgtgtgtgtagattggtgtgtatagagtttgcgtatgtagattggtgtgtacagtgtgtgtgtgtagattggtgtgtagagtttgtgtgtgtagattggtgtgtacagtgtgcgtatgtagattggtgtgtatagagtttgcgtatgtagattggtgtgtatagagtttgtgtgtgtagattggtgtgtatagagtttgtgtgtgtagattggtgtgtacagtgtgtgtgtgtagattggtgtgtacagtgtgtgtgtgtagattggtgtgtatagagtttgtgtgtagattggtgtgtatagagtttgtgtgtgtagattggtgtgtatagagtttgtgtgtgtagattggtgtgtatagagtttgtgtgtagattggtgtgtatagagtttgtgtgtagattggtgttTATAGAGTTTGcgtatgtagattggtgtgtatagagtttgcgtGTTTAGATTGGTGTGTAGAGTTTgcgtgtgtagattggtgtgtatagagtttgcgtatgtagattggtgtgtatagagtttgcgtgtgtagattggtgtgtagagtttgcgtatgtagattggtgtgtatagagtttgtgtatgtagattggtgcgtatagagtttgtgtatgtagattggtgcgtatagagtttgtgtgtagattggtgcgtatagagtttgtgtatgtagattggtgcgtatagagtttgtgtgtagattggtgcgtatagagtttgtgtatgtagattggtgtgtatagagtttgtgtatgtagattggtgtgtatagagtttgtgtatgtagattggtgtgtatagagtttgtgtgtagattggtgtgtagagtttgtgtgtgtagattggtgcGTATAGAGTTtgtatgtagattggtgtgtatagagtttgtgtatgtagattggtgtgtacagtgtgtgtgtgtagattggtgtgtatagagtttgtgtgtgtagattggtgtgtatagagtttgtgtgtagattggtgtgtatagcgtttgtgtatgtagattggtgtgtatatagtttgtgtgtgtagattggtgtgtatagagtttgtgtgtgtagattggtgtgtatagagtttgtgtatgtagattggtgtgtatagagtttgtgtagattggtgtgtatagagtttgtgtatgtagattggtgtgtatagagtttgtgtagattggtgtgtatagagtttgtgtgtagattggtgcgtatagagtttgtgtatgtagattggtgcgtatagagtttgtgtgtagattggtgcgtatagagtttgtgtgtagattggtgcgtatagagtttgtgtgtagattggtgcgtatagagtttgtgtgtagattggtgcgtatagagtttgtgtgtagattggtgcgtatagagtttgtgtgtagattggtgcgtatagagtttgtgtgtagattggtgtgtatagagtttgtgtgtgtagattggtgtgtatagagtttgtgtatgtagattggtgtgtatagagtttgtgtgtgtagattggtgtgtatagagtttgtgtgtgtagattgttGTGTATAGCGtttgtgtgtagattggtgtgtatagagtttgtgtgtagattggtgtgtatagcgtttgtgtatgtagattggtgtgtatatagtttgtgtgtgtagattggtgtgtatagagtttgtgtgtgtagattggtgtgtatagagtttgtgtatgtagattggtgtgtatagagtttgtgtagattgctgtgtatagagtttgtgtagattgctgtgtatagagtttgtgtgtgtagattggtgtgtatagagtttgtgtatgtagattggtgtgtatagagtttgtgtatgtagattggtgtgtatagagtttgtgtatgtagattggtgtgtagagtttgcgtgtgtagattggtgtgtatagagtttgtgtatgtagattggtgtgtatagagtttgtgtagattgctgtgtatagagtttgtgtgtgtagattggtgtgtatagagtttgtgtagaGTTCGgatgtgtgtgtagattggtgtgtatagagtttgcgtatgtagattggtgtgtatagagtttgcgtatgtagattggtgtgtatagagtttgcgtatgtagattggtgtgtatagagtttgtgtatgtagattggtgtgtatagagtttgtgtatgtagattggtgtgtatagagtttgtgtagattggtgtgtatagagtttgtgtatgtagattggtgtgtatagagtttgtgtagattgctgtgtatagagtttgtgtagattgctgtgtatagagtttgtgtgtgtagattggtgtgtatagagtttgcgtatgtagattggtgtgtatagagtttgtgtatgtagattggtgtgtatagagtttgtgtatgtagattggtgtgtagagtttgcgtgtgtagattggtgtgtatagagtttgtgtatgtagattggtgtgtatagagtttgtgtagattgctgtgtatagagtttgtgtagattgctgtgtatagagtttgtgtgtgtagattggtgtgtatagagtttgcgtatgtagattggtgtgtatagagtttgtgtatgtagattggtgtgtagagtttgcgtgtgtagattggtgtgtatagagtttgtgtatgtagattggtgtgtatagagtttgtgtatgtagattggtgtgtatagagtttgtgtagattgctgtgtatagagtttgtgtgtgtagattggtgtgtatagagtttgtgtatgtagattggtgtgtatagagtttgtgtagaGTTCGgatgtgtgtgtagattggtggTCTAAACGCCACAAACGTCCATTCTGTCTTCAGTTCTACAAATTTAATCTTAATATCATGTTTCTGAAATAAGCCAATACATGTACAGTTCATAGTCTATTTCAGATctttgtataatgtataataaaatgtAGTTTCCTTATAAGACAGCAGAAAAGGACAATGTGTCTGGATTGTGCTGTGTGCTACAATTGTGCAGTATTCCCCCAAATGACCCAAATTAACctttagaatttatttttttttttaaatgagaaaaaCTTCTAAGATCTTGTGTTAGAGATCAacacatattttaatgtttttttattaattcataaaagtgcacacaataaaaaaaaccctgagcAAATAAAATGCTACAGGTTTGTGAGCTGGACACTGAAAAAATGTTACTTTTCCAaaagaaaaacatacattaaaCTCAAAATGACAAATATCtcaaaatgaaacaaaacaaaattagctGCATTTCCAGTACCTCGTACTTTAACTGCACCTTAATCCTTTCAGACGCAAACTTACATAAACATGAAAGTAAATTGATGTACAATTTATACAGATGTATTTAATAGTGAAGTTGGCAGTTGTTTAGCTTTAATCTATTCCTGATCCCAAAACACTAAGCTGGAGCACAACTGTAGGAACTGACATCAGGTCCAAAAACCACTAGATCCGAACACTAAAcgcaaacaaaactgtattagTCTGGTAGCACTCTACACCAAACTATAACGCAGTGACTGGCTGCTGCCTCCTACGTCCTAGACATGGGAGATAAACCACAAAAAGCCAAATGGGGGTTTCTAAGAACTCAATTCCAGCTGGCTAGTTTGGGGCCAACACTGAACCTTCTGGAACTGATTCCAAAACCTCCCAAATTCATACAGTTCGGACAAAGTGTTTCCTTTACCTCAAGTGTTGGATGTTGAAGCTGGGAATAATGCTACACTTGAGCGTACTGCATTTCAGTTAACATTTACATATCAGCTAGCATTTTTATAGGTAAGCACTGCTAGCGATACCGGTTGATAAGAGTTAACTAGTAGTGCATTGTCAGTAGTCACACTGCATATTTTATTAAGGTCCTGGTGCAGTCATCTACAACAATGTCCCATAAATCTCAGACACTGTTTGAGTAGGTAGTGATCAAATACTCAAATATTCCTCCATTTATCAAAGTTTGTCTGTTCTCTCACATTTTGTGCAAAAACACAATGCTGACACACCAGCTTATTCACTACACGTCTGTCGCACCAAAGCCACTATCCGTAAATGGGAAACAGGCCAGACACAGCACTTAAACTAATTGAGTATTGCCCCCACCGGAGAAACCTCATTAAATTCTCAAAACCAGAGCCTGTTCCTGTATACTGCTGATGAAAAGATCGGAGTGAACCTGCAGGGAGGAGGTCTGTACAGCCCAGGTCGGCCAAAAGGTCAGCAGAGGAGATGTGGAAGGCAGAGAGAGGCATTCAAAGCCACCTAATTATAAGACAGGACATCCGAGCTGCACAATAGAGTAGCATCAGTGTGAGATGTGTAACtgattgattattaatgattatgaaagagcttattttttttgcatctgaGGCAGACGGTCTGGAACAACTTAGACATGTGGAGCGTTATTCCTCAAATGTTCTATAAGGATTCAAGGAACTGCTTACTAAACAACTGCCAGATCAAGTGATTTCAGCAGAAACTGTTTTTTCTAATTACCACCCTGGCTGCTTTTGCTATTTTCAACTTCCCTAAGGCCATAAAATAGAAAGATGATAAAGCATCCCTAACCGGCAAGCAAGCTCTAAGCTGTAACTCTCATAATACAGCATATCACTTTTAGCATAAGATATTTCATGATTCAGTTAAATTCCATTAAAGCGCTACATTCCCAGGCTCTGAATGATCGGTCTGTCCACGGTTTCGATTGGCCTGTAGAGTGTGTTTAGGTTCACTGCGTCTCTAAAAGCAGTGTTAGAAGAAACAGTGGGCTGCAGCACGGAACACAGCTGTGACGCATAGCTTCCATCCTGCACCCCAACACATGACCTCTGCAGCAAATTCCCTAGGTCCTGCTCATAGTGTCCTCCTCTGGGCTGGAGCTGAACTGAAGGTGCCAAGCGGGACAGTAGGCCTGAGTCCCAGTCTGACTCTGAAGAGGTTGGGGAAAAGGTGATGTCTGGGATGAGAGCAGACTCAATGCAGACGGAAGAAAAGGACTGGGAAAGAAGGGAAGTGCTGGACTCATGACTTGCGGGGATTTGGGCAGGTTTCTCGGAgggaaaaataagagagacaGCAGGGACAAGTTTAGGAGGGTAAGGAAAAGTCTGCTGAACCTGAATATCCTCATGATAAAATGGGTGCAGCTGAGGCGGCCCCAGTTCTGAGGACATATCTCTAGTAACTGCAGGAGCAGGAAATTCAAACTTAGAGGTTCTGTTTGTGTAGGGTTCAGTTACCTGCCGTTCCTGAGCTTCACAGTTACTACGTTGATCCTGATGGATTAAAAGGCAGTCTTCTCGAAAAGTCGTGTTGGTGTGAAAGCTCTGCTGAAAGGGCTTTGCTGGGGGAGGATTGATGGGGAGTGGAACATTGGCCACACTTTTCTCTGCCACAGACAGCAGTCCACACTGAATTAATGGTGCTCTGtgtgttgcaccatattttttaCTGATGGCAACATTCTGATATGTGGGATCTGACTTTTGTCCCAACCACCAGCACATCCTCATCTTCTTTGATCGCCTGGGGCTGAAGGTGAAGGACCTGCTACGCTTCCTGGGGTTTATTGCAGTCGACAGGTATGTGCAACAGTGGGATGATACAAAGCAAGAGGACACATCCACTGATGACTTTCTCTCTGTGCTTTGGTCCCTTTCTGTCAAACATACGTTTAAAGGTAACTCAATACTTTCAGCTGGGATTTGGACATCTCTTCGCTCAGCAAGAGCAGATTTTCTATTATGGCATTTGCAGAGCTGCTGCTGGGGAATATTTGAAGAAGGTGACAAACATTCATTGTCAACTACAGAAGGAGCAGGCCTTTGAAGCTGTTTTGGACAAAACTGGTCAACTCCTGCCAGCTGACCGTCCAATTCAGTATTGTGTGAAGAATATGAAACAGGTTTTGTAATTTGCGATAGGAGTTCACAGTCAGGAATAGCACAGGAAGTGTCATTTAGGCAGAGATTGAGGATATGGGTTTCAGGTCTTGGTTGTAAGAGCAAATGGACGTTTACTTTTTCGTCCACAATTTTGGATTCAAAGGATGTCTGAGGTGGTCCATCTAAAACAGTTTCCTGGATTAGAGGGTCACAAACAGGATCAAACGCTTGTTCGGTATTTACAGTGTTTGTGCTTATGGTTGCCAACAGATGATCAGTAGCTTGGTTGGTAATAGCTTGGCAGGCTCTTTCTGTTTCACTTCTTGTCAGGTGCTCCAACTGTGCAGAAGGTCTTACAGGTGCGG
This genomic stretch from Astyanax mexicanus isolate ESR-SI-001 chromosome 15, AstMex3_surface, whole genome shotgun sequence harbors:
- the dbf4b gene encoding protein DBF4 homolog A isoform X1, translated to MTTERGAVMQRSCRLCDLVGSLAPGLHPLEGKSFYLDEVKSRPSDVITEVLARLGGKVESFLHKDVGVVITGNREVLTDRLLDQSSAAFGKVKDETVCSSYRQREKDNNDQRLGTSRPPVCGSRGKALLEKAIRSHEKSQGTVLANARSWGVKIVAVENFLKCVDQLTFELSTHKSKRNEKKASESSALRIVKACALKADFLKVEDTSRKYRPLHAQSLSLTMLSYTGRFTPFEPPAPPQTVKKREGELSQDTLGKNEEEPISSYDKPSAPLLHSPSPRPARKKSLGYCECCQISYKDQDEHLQSDVHRQFVEDINNYAVVDQLVDGMTADFLRCPDQQDDKRITGSPHCPPAPVRPSAQLEHLTRSETERACQAITNQATDHLLATISTNTVNTEQAFDPVCDPLIQETVLDGPPQTSFESKIVDEKVNVHLLLQPRPETHILNLCLNDTSCAIPDCELLSQITKPVSYSSHNTELDGQLAGVDQFCPKQLQRPAPSVVDNECLSPSSNIPQQQLCKCHNRKSALAERRDVQIPAESIELPLNVCLTERDQSTERKSSVDVSSCFVSSHCCTYLSTAINPRKRSRSFTFSPRRSKKMRMCWWLGQKSDPTYQNVAISKKYGATHRAPLIQCGLLSVAEKSVANVPLPINPPPAKPFQQSFHTNTTFREDCLLIHQDQRSNCEAQERQVTEPYTNRTSKFEFPAPAVTRDMSSELGPPQLHPFYHEDIQVQQTFPYPPKLVPAVSLIFPSEKPAQIPASHESSTSLLSQSFSSVCIESALIPDITFSPTSSESDWDSGLLSRLAPSVQLQPRGGHYEQDLGNLLQRSCVGVQDGSYASQLCSVLQPTVSSNTAFRDAVNLNTLYRPIETVDRPIIQSLGM
- the dbf4b gene encoding protein DBF4 homolog A isoform X2, encoding MQRSCRLCDLVGSLAPGLHPLEGKSFYLDEVKSRPSDVITEVLARLGGKVESFLHKDVGVVITGNREVLTDRLLDQSSAAFGKVKDETVCSSYRQREKDNNDQRLGTSRPPVCGSRGKALLEKAIRSHEKSQGTVLANARSWGVKIVAVENFLKCVDQLTFELSTHKSKRNEKKASESSALRIVKACALKADFLKVEDTSRKYRPLHAQSLSLTMLSYTGRFTPFEPPAPPQTVKKREGELSQDTLGKNEEEPISSYDKPSAPLLHSPSPRPARKKSLGYCECCQISYKDQDEHLQSDVHRQFVEDINNYAVVDQLVDGMTADFLRCPDQQDDKRITGSPHCPPAPVRPSAQLEHLTRSETERACQAITNQATDHLLATISTNTVNTEQAFDPVCDPLIQETVLDGPPQTSFESKIVDEKVNVHLLLQPRPETHILNLCLNDTSCAIPDCELLSQITKPVSYSSHNTELDGQLAGVDQFCPKQLQRPAPSVVDNECLSPSSNIPQQQLCKCHNRKSALAERRDVQIPAESIELPLNVCLTERDQSTERKSSVDVSSCFVSSHCCTYLSTAINPRKRSRSFTFSPRRSKKMRMCWWLGQKSDPTYQNVAISKKYGATHRAPLIQCGLLSVAEKSVANVPLPINPPPAKPFQQSFHTNTTFREDCLLIHQDQRSNCEAQERQVTEPYTNRTSKFEFPAPAVTRDMSSELGPPQLHPFYHEDIQVQQTFPYPPKLVPAVSLIFPSEKPAQIPASHESSTSLLSQSFSSVCIESALIPDITFSPTSSESDWDSGLLSRLAPSVQLQPRGGHYEQDLGNLLQRSCVGVQDGSYASQLCSVLQPTVSSNTAFRDAVNLNTLYRPIETVDRPIIQSLGM
- the dbf4b gene encoding protein DBF4 homolog A isoform X3, coding for MTTERGAVMQRSCRLCDLVGSLAPGLHPLEGKSFYLDEVKSRPSDVITEVLARLGGKVESFLHKDVGVVITGNREVLTDRLLDQSSAAFGKVKDETVCSSYRQREKDNNDQRLGTSRPPVCGSRGKALLEKAIRSHEKSQGTVLANARSWGVKIVAVENFLKCVDQLTFELSTHKSKRNEKKASESSALRIVKACALKADFLKVEDTSRKYRPLHAQSLSLTMLSYTGRFTPFEPPAPPQTVKKREGELSQDTLGPARKKSLGYCECCQISYKDQDEHLQSDVHRQFVEDINNYAVVDQLVDGMTADFLRCPDQQDDKRITGSPHCPPAPVRPSAQLEHLTRSETERACQAITNQATDHLLATISTNTVNTEQAFDPVCDPLIQETVLDGPPQTSFESKIVDEKVNVHLLLQPRPETHILNLCLNDTSCAIPDCELLSQITKPVSYSSHNTELDGQLAGVDQFCPKQLQRPAPSVVDNECLSPSSNIPQQQLCKCHNRKSALAERRDVQIPAESIELPLNVCLTERDQSTERKSSVDVSSCFVSSHCCTYLSTAINPRKRSRSFTFSPRRSKKMRMCWWLGQKSDPTYQNVAISKKYGATHRAPLIQCGLLSVAEKSVANVPLPINPPPAKPFQQSFHTNTTFREDCLLIHQDQRSNCEAQERQVTEPYTNRTSKFEFPAPAVTRDMSSELGPPQLHPFYHEDIQVQQTFPYPPKLVPAVSLIFPSEKPAQIPASHESSTSLLSQSFSSVCIESALIPDITFSPTSSESDWDSGLLSRLAPSVQLQPRGGHYEQDLGNLLQRSCVGVQDGSYASQLCSVLQPTVSSNTAFRDAVNLNTLYRPIETVDRPIIQSLGM